One window of Mustela lutreola isolate mMusLut2 chromosome 13, mMusLut2.pri, whole genome shotgun sequence genomic DNA carries:
- the ZAR1L gene encoding protein ZAR1-like yields the protein MERFVRVPYGLYQGYGNPMPLGHPGLSEHKQPDWRPNTGPPTFLARPRLLVPANASDCCMDPYKRAQLKAVLSQMNPSLSLRLYKAQTREVGVQVSPRVDKSVQCSLGPRTLRSRSPWGSRGHKAPLSAWGVYSPVIGPRGLIQLQREGEDQERKALLGPAEASQQQQPPPTPRSEEDEQEELHQNNELEEKDASSPRERKSKQAQGVGGEDLLRKPNFQFLEPKYGYFHCKDCKTRWESAYVWCISGTNKVYFKQLCCKCLKSFNPYRVEAIQCQTCSKSRCSCSQKKRHIDLRRPHRQELCGRCKDKRFSCGNTYSFKYII from the exons ATGGAGCGCTTTGTCCGTGTTCCCTATGGCTTGTACCAGGGCTATGGGAATCCAATGCCTTTGGGCCATCCTGGACTCTCTGAACACAAACAGCCTGATTGGAGGCCAAACACCGGTCCCCCCACTTTCCTGGCCAGGCCTAGGTTGCTGGTGCCTGCAAATGCTTCCGACTGCTGCATGGACCCTTACAAGAGGGCGCAGCTTAAGGCTGTTCTCTCCCAGATGAACCCCAGCCTAAGCCTGCGGCTTTACAAGGCCCAAACCAGGGAGGTGGGCGTGCAGGTGAGCCCGCGGGTGGACAAGTCCGTGCAGTGCTCACTGGGGCCTCGCACCTTGCGCAGCCGCTCCCCTTGGGGCAGCAGAGGCCACAAGGCACCCCTGTCAGCCTGGGGAGTCTACTCACCAGTGATAGGTCCCAGGGGCTTGATTCagctgcagagggagggggaagaccAGGAGAGGAAGGCACTTCTGGGTCCTGCTGAGgccagccagcagcagcagccaccacCAACGCCAAGGTCGGAAGAGGATGAACAGGAGGAACTTCACCAGAACAATGAGTTGGAGGAGAAAGATGCCTCAAGTCCTCGGGAAAGGAAGAGCAAGCAGGCACAGGGAGTTGGTGGGGAAGATCTGCTCAGGAAACCCAATTTCCAG TTTTTGGAACCAAAATATGGCTATTTTCACTGTAAAGATTGTAAGACCAGATGGGAGAGTGCTTACGTGTGGTGCATTTCTGGAACTAATAAG GTTTATTTCAAACAACTATGTTGCAAATGCCTAAAGAGTTTTAACCCTTATCGAGTAGAAGCAATCCAATGTCAG ACCTGTTCAAAGTCTCGTTGTTCCTGTTCTCAAAAGAAAAGGCACATTGATCTAAGGAGGCCTCATCGACAGGAACTGTGTGGTCGCTGCAAAGACAAGAGATTCTCCTGTGGCAATACTTACAGCTTTAAATACATCATTTGA